From the Conger conger chromosome 13, fConCon1.1, whole genome shotgun sequence genome, the window ATGAAGTTAGCGTCGTGAGAGAGGGCTGGCTCCACAAGAGAGGTGAGGAAGAAGCCCTTTTCTGATGCCGGATGTCCAACCTTGGGTTGTGCAGCTATCATTCAGCTGAAGCTTTTTAGCTCTTCATTGGTCCTTGAGTGAAAAATCACTGTTTTGTGTTTCGCGACATCAGCACATGGCTTTTCAAAGCaagcaaactctggagacttgTGTGGCAGGGAGGATTTTCAGTCAGGAAATTAAAATGGCCTTTCAAGATCATTGATAAGCCCTCACATTTTGCAGTAGAAATTTGATTGGAATCCCATACAGTGAACTGATTGTGATGTTCATTTCCCATTGATCTGGAAATAAAAAGCACTGCCATGCTGATGAAACGCCAACATTGTCATACGCAGTgtcacatgcactcagtgagcactttattaggtattcattagacttattttttagacttaagacttaagtcttaagctgctgcagcctgtccacttacaggtttgacgcgttgtgtgttcagagatgctcttctgcataccactgtttgtaatgtgtggttatttgcgttactgtcaccttcctgtgagcttcgaccaatctggcccttctcctctggcatCTCATTAACTACGCGTTTCTGCCCAGAGAACAGTTGCtcatgcaaactccagagactgttatgcatgaaaatcccaggagatcagcggtttccgAGATCTGGCACCAGCAGcaattccactgtcaaagtcactcgGACAACatttcatttggtctgaaaaacagctgaacccttgaccatgtctgaatgcttttatgcattagcTGCTGCAccacatcattggctgatttaaatatttgcattaacaatgtggtgtacaagtctacctcataaagtgctcagtcagtTTAACTGCACATATTACTGCATAGCGATGTAGAAGTGTCCTTGAAAAGTACTTATGAGAGTTTGGCTGTAGAATGATAAGGTGCCTTCATTTCTGTAATGCCTGTCCGTCCATCCTTAGGTGAGTACATAAAGACCTGGAGGCCTCGATACTTCATCCTGAAGAGCGATGGCTCCTTCATCGGTTACAAAGAGAAGCCAGAGATGTCTGACCCCAGCCTGCCGCCCCTCAACAACTTCTCTGTGGCAGGTCAGTCTCTCTGCGAGGGAAAGGATCACTAGCATTCCCAAGCCCATACTTCTCAACATGGCACAGCCTGTACTGTCCACAGTGAAGAcagaattctctctctctctctctctctctctctctctctctctctctctctctctctctctctctctctctctctctctctctctctctctctctctctctctctctctctctctctctctctctctctctctctctctctctctctctcgctgtgttttcttttgggGCATTACTGCTCCTGGGACAGCGTGGACTTGCTCACACTGCTCACGATTGGCTGTGTTTTGTCCGTATTCCTGCTGTAAAAGAGTGCACCCCCCCGTTTCAGAGTGCCAGCTGATGAAGACCGAGAGGCCTCGGCCCAACACCTTCGTCATCCGCTGCCTACAGTGGACCACGGTCATCGAGCGCACCTTCCACGTGGACAGCAATGAGGAGAGGTGAGGGTGTGgacctgaaatggggggggggggggggggggggggcgttcttCTGGTCTCTGCACCCTGTCTGTCGCATAATGAAATGGCCAAACTCTGCCTACTGGCACAACCACGGGCATTGCCTCAGTCGTGATGAACACAACTCCTGTCTCCCGCtatctctgtttctgtttccctTCATCCGTTTTTGCTTCATCCCGTACTCTCCACACACTGTATCTGTGGCTTCACACGGCATCGCTCTCCTTTTCTGCCTCTGtccgtgtctctctctttccctttctctctctttccctcccgtttcttctctctttctttctctgtccctctcctcttcttcccCTGGTCTCTCCCCGTTGtcctcaccctgtgtgtgtgtgtgtgtgtgtgtgtgtgtgtgcgcgtgtgtatggtgtgtgtgtgtgtgtctgtctcagggaGGAGTGGATGCGGGCGATCCAGGCAGTGGCTAACGGCTGAAGacgcgggaggaggaggagcccatGGACATGTTCGGCTCCCCAGCGACTGCAGCGGTGTGGAGGCCATGGAGGTGGCCATGTCCAAGTCTCGCTCCAAAGTGGTGGGTGTCTGCAGGGCCCCTTTCGCCCTCTGGTCTCCATTCACCACACTCTTCGATTGGCTCTCCGAGAACGGCCTCTGCTCATTGGCTCACCGGTTCGGCCGTGCTGATTGGTTCTCCCATTAGGTCGCTGCTCATGGGCTTTCCAGTTCTGTCTTGCTGATGGGATGttgagcggcctgtagcgtagtggttaaggtggtaccgacacgcaaggtcggtggttcgatccccggtgtagccacaataagatccggcacagccgttgggcccttgagcaaggcccttaaccctgcattgctccaggggaggattgtctcctgcttagtcttaatcaactgtacgttgctctggataagagcgtctgccaaatgccaataatataatgtaatgtccagTTAGGTCTCTGCTTGTCGGCTGTAGTTGCTCAGCCCtgcctctgctctccctctcagaCGATGAGTGACTTTGACTACCTGAAGCTCCTGGGGAAGGGGACTTTCGGGAAGGTGATCCTGGTGAAGGAGAAGGCCACAGGGATGTACTACGCCATGAAGATCCTGCGCAAGGAGGTCATCATCGCCAAGGTCGGTCCTCGCCTCCCTgcgctccccgctccccgcacCCTGCTCCCCCGCCCGCCGCATCTCTGCCGCGAAAACACACGTGGCGCTGGGTTGCGAATGTTGCTCTGACCTCCAGCTCAGAGACCGAGAAACATTTACGGAAATGTTCCCGTTCCAAACGTTTGGCGTGGGGTGGGCGGGGAGGGAGGAAACAAATCCATAACATTACTAAATGGTTATGATCTAGACCTACTTCTGTAGCTTTTTGATAATTCGCCTCTTATTCAGACTACAGTTACAGCCACCATCATGTGTGAATGCTGTTGGCCTTGGTTGTGTGACCTTTTGCTTGCAGTTGTCAGTTGGGTCAGTTAACTTTGCGTCAGTTGATTATAAATGAGCCTTCCTGGGGCTAACACTGATGTTCTCCACTTCTGCAAGTAGCTCTGGGTAAAAGCATCTTGCCCTGTCTAGACTTTGAGAAGTTTCCTGTAATTAACTAGGTATGAAAACAAAAGGCGCCTGTGTGCATTTACTTTGAAAGGGGAGGTGAAACTCtcagtaatattaatattagaTTAATTTGCCTTTTGCCTTAGATAAGATATGGCCCAGCATCTGAAATTGACCTGTATTTCCTAGGAAAAACAAGTAAAGTTAGCTTTCTTTGCTGCTATTAGCACTACAGCGCAGCTGGTTCGTCTCAGCTGCTCGAACAATTCTTATTACTAGATTAATAACTACAATGCTCCAATGATTATTACCAAACAAAGCTTATTCATTTTCACATACTGCCTCTCACAAGACCACAACTACTTTGCTGCTGGTTGGCTACTGTGAACCTGTGGTCCGAAGAAGAAATAGTCCGCTACAGGCCACATCATCTGGCGGCCtggtagcgtagcggttaaggtaaatgactgggacccgcaaggtcggtggttcgatccccggtgtagccacaataagatccgcacagccgttgggcccttgagcaaagccccttaaccctgcattgccccaggggagggttgtctcctgcttagactcatcaactgtaagctgctttggatgaaagcgtcagccaaatgacacgcAATGTAATCTGGCTTCATAATGAAGTGACCACTGCAGACCAGTTGCCGTCGTCCCCCAGGTAGACCCTGTCAGAGCAGCCGGGAGTCTACAGCCCTGACGTGTGTTTTCCCACAGGACGAGGTGGCTCACACAGTGACGGAGAGCAGAGTCCTACAGAACACGAGACACCCCTTCCTCACTGTGAGtggcacgcgcacacgcgcacgcgcacgcgcacacacgcacgcacgcacgcacacgcgcacacacacaaacatgcgcacacgcgcacacgcacgcacacacacacacacacacacacagacacacacagacacacacacacacaaacacacacacacacacacacacacacacacacaaacaaacacacacacacacacacacacacacacacgcacacacacacacacacacacacacacacacacacacacacacagacacacagacacacagacacacacaaacacgcacacgcgcacacacacacacacactcacatacaaacagTCTGTGAAAAGCAACATTTTACCCTCGAGTTATTGTGATTGTCACTGTTgaacacctctccctctctctctctctctctgtggcacaGACGTTAAAGTATGCTTTCCAAACACACGACCGGCTGTGTTTTGTGATGGAGTACGCCAACGGAGGGGAGGTGAGTGCAGTTTACACAAGACACGTTTGCATTGACTGTACAGCAAACTGTGTCTCCAGCTTTTTGTCACAGTACCTTTAGCACCTCCCCCAACATTTTTAATCTTACTTGCCCCCTTGCTTCCCTTGTCCTGTCTGCGTCTTTTCCTGTGCCTTGTAGCTGTTCTTCCACCTCTCGCGCGAACGCGTTTTCACGGAGGACCGCGCCCGGTTCTACGGGGCCGAGATCGTGTCGGCACTGGAGTACCTGCACTCACGAGACGTTGTCTACAGGGACCTCAAGGTGAGGCAGCAGGCTGGTCCTTCAGCGGAAATCGTGACACCGTGCCTTTTAGTCGTGACATGGCTTCCGTTCCCGGTGTCTCTCAGCTGGAGAACCTCCTCTTGGACAAGGACGGCCACATTAAGATCACAGACTTCGGCCTGTGCAAGGAGGGAATCACGGATGGCGCCACCATGAAAACCTTCTGTGGCACTCCAGAGTACCTGGCACCCGAggtaaaaacacagacacagactactTGGCTGAGCCAGTCGAGCCTTAATGCGTATTGAACAGATAGAAATTAGGGATGGGCATTTTTGGGTATTTCCGTGGTTCAGTTAACTTGCGACATTTAATCAATTAACCTATTTTTAGAACTCCTGTAACAGGCTGTACGAGAATGCTCCAATAGGCTGGATTACAGCCCAAAAAAAAGAGTCAGTATGAGCACATTAATTAGATACACGGGAATCATTTCAggaactaaaaactaaaaaaaatgacTTCATGGAATTTGTGATTGCACGAAAGGCAACCTGTCTTTAGCAGTGCATCACCGGTAATATTTCCAAACTTGTTCGGGCTTATTTGTCTCGAGAAAGCTGGCAATACCACTTGTTGAACTGAACTTGTGAAAAAACACTCGAAGTGTAATTTCTCATTGTAGTTTCTCGCTTTAAAACCCATGTCATGCTGTTTTTAGTTTCACTTTGTTTCAAAGGTAATACAAATACAGTGACCTGTCTGATTCTAATCAGGCCCAAGAAGAACTGCGTGTTGTCGGCCGTGAGCTGGTTTAATTTCCCATCCATTACGGTTAAAGTCACGTGGCCTATGCAGCCGTTGTTAGGGAAGTCAGCCGTTCGGTGGAAAAAGTTACAGACCGCAAGAATGTTCGCTGTCTCTTCATTTAGTTTAGTCAACATGTCCTTAGTAATAATACACGTGACATGCTGTGCGAATATGCCCTTTTCTCATTGAATCGCACTCGCGTTTTGACGATCGCTTTTTCCTTCATCTAGAGATTTGTCGTGGTGCTTTTGTTGCGCATTATGTCACGTAGTTGTTGAATCTAAGTTTGATGATGGTCAGATTTTACAGATGGTCTTCTAAAAAATGTTGCTTGCCCTAGCCTACCCCGCTGCGCTTTCAAGTCGGCGGCGCCACCGCAATCGTGTTAATTTGGCTACTATGAAATTCTACGAACCCTCTGCTATAGGCTACCTACAACTCCGCTCAAAATATAGAACAGTCTTAAAAACGCTACCGCTATAATGCgggatttaataaaaaataaggaatTTAACTGGTTAATACCTCGGCCATTTTGGTCAAGTGTCCATTTGGTTTAACCAATTAATTGATTAACCATGCCCATCccaaacaaaaatggaaaaggacctttgttttgttgttgtctaCAGTATGTCTTTCAGCCTCAAAGTAACTGTAGATATTATTTTGGTGGTCAGGTGTTCCAGGCGATGTAAAAACCTCATTCAAATCAAGGGTGactctaaaccaggggtgtcaaactccggtcctggagggccagcaATGTCTGccggtttttggtgtgttttcaGGCATTTcaaaggccttaattggctgctgactgaAAGGCAAACCACGAATACCGGCAGACACCGCGTCCCTCCACgaccggaattgcccacccctgctctaaaccaTACAGGTCCTGAAGAGAGTTGGAAtaattctcccccccccccccccccccaggtcctGGAGGACAACGATTACGGGCGGGCGGTGGACTGGTGGGGGCTGGGCGTGGTCATGTACGAGATGATGTGCGGCCGCCTGCCCTTCTACAACCAGGACCACGAGCGCCTGTTCGAGCTCATCCTGATGGAGGAGATCCGCTTCCCCCGGAACCTGTCCCCCGAGGCCAAGGCCCTGCTGGCAGGCCTGCTCAAGAAGGACCCCAAACAGAGGTGAGGTGTAACGGTGGGGCCCCAGCAGAGGCGAGGGGCCAAATGTGAgtgcactgggggggggggggggtcaggtagGATCTGGGGCGCTCCCTGGCTTTATCTGAAATGCAGTTTGAGTTCTTTTAGTGAATCGACCAGTTTCTGGGGTGCCTCATTTGTATTGTGTTATAttaaactgtgtgtgtctgtctgtctgtctgtcagcatgtatatgtatgtgtgtgtgtgtgtgtgtgtgtgtgtgtctgtgtgtgtatgtacactcatTTTGGGgctgacattagctcaggaggtaagaacggtcgtctggcagtcggaaaggttgccggtttgatcctgccctgggtctcttgaagtgcccctgagcaagatgcctaacgcccagttgctcctgacgagctggttgacgCCTTGCATTGCGCCGTTgcggtgtgtgagagggtgaatgAAGAGGCATTCGTTGTgaagggctttggataaaagtgctatataaatgcagtccgttTATCATTTACCTTCACGCTGTTTACTTTAGCAGTCTGCTCATTTTAAGCTCCAGGAGGAGACCTGTGAAGTGGGGGCCAGTCCTGTCGGAGGGGAATTAGGCGGGTGGCGGGGTGTGATTGGTCCGCTGACTAACTGTGGGGGGCGTGGTCTGTGCAGGCTCGGAGGCGGGCCTGACGACGCCAAAGATGTGATGTCACACAAGTTCTTCACCTCCATCAACTGGCTGGATGTCCTGcagaaaaaggtacaaataagggcgggggggggactgttgatggggtgggggggggaggggctgtaaATCCAAACAACTTGGTTCCTCTGAGGATCTGGCAACCCTGGTAACCTCCAgtaaccctgcccccctccctcccacagctAGTCCCACCATTCAAGCCCCAGGTGACATCAGAGACGGACACGCGCTACTTTGACGACGAGTTCACGGCGCAGACCATCACGGTCACGCCCCCGGACAAGTGTGAGTACGGCCCGAGCGccttccccccccctcagggcgcCGTCCGACCCGCCACAGCCTCCGCTCGGCAGTCTGAAACACCGGCGCTTCACCCCTCCGTGCCCTGTACTGgcctctcgtgtgtgtgtgtgtgtgtgtgtgtgtgagtgtgagtgtgagtgtgagtgtgagtgtgagtgtgagtgtgagtgtgtggagaccatttaccattttgccATTTAGAGAGAGTACAGTGAGCTGCCGTGTGCTGTAAGCCGTGAGTGTAAACATGCTGTATCTCATCTGCGTGTGAGGCAACACACTCCGCTAATGTTGGGTGTGATGGTTGTGTTGCAGATGACAACCTGGACTGTGAAGACCCAGATCAACgcacacatttcccacaattctCCTACTCTGCCAGCATACGGGAGTGATGCTCACACACTATCTCCagctcgctctccccctctatctcgttcgctctctctcccccgctctctcgttcactctctcccccctctctcgttcgctctctctctctcccctctctctcgttcgctctctctctctcccctctctctcgttcgctctctcttcctctctctctcgatcactcgctctccctctctcgcttaCTCTcaccgtctctctgtctctcgctctcgctcacACGCTCCCTTTCTCCTCCGCACGCACTCACTGCGGTGGAATGATCTCAGCAGCTGACCTCTCTTACACCAGCACACCCACGTAGACGCGAGGCGAGAGCCGGACGTTCGGACGCGAGGCGAGAGCCGGACGCAGACGGATGGACAGACGACGACGACCTCATCGGGAGCAAAGTGCCTTGACTGTCACTCAGACCTGCCCCACCCGCAGCCTGCCGTCTCCGTCCACCGcaccacactgcagcacagtcacagagcagggagagggaaaaaaaaaacacaccaaaaacttttttcttgtttttaaaagaaaaaggaaaatctACTCCAAATGACATCatttttaacccccccccccccacacacacacacacacacatgattgtTACGGTTTTAAAAGCCATATTTCTGCAGTCTTTACAAGTGCTCTTTCTGGAACTGGCTGTTACCAATAATATAGAACTGTTCCTATGGGCGAGAGGGAGTCGGGGTGGTTCTGGGGGCAAATCGGCGGTTTCTCTTCCCACTcgatgtgcgtttgtgtatctGCTGGATGTATACATCTGAAAATTGTGTGCGTTTCCGATGGTTGTGTAcatctgaaaatgtgtgtgttttggttatgtGGGGGGACGGGGAGGAGCGGCTCTAAAGGCAACAGACATGAAGAAATTTGAGCTTTAAATTAAACCAACTCTAAAGAGTGCTGTGACTTAGCGAAAACACCCTCAGGGCTCGCTAAAGAAACAAACCAGGGAACTCAAGTCTTCAGTCTGAAGAGGGCCCACAGGTCTAACGGTTGCTCTCTTCTTAAgcataaatgtaataatttgtcAATAATGCTTTCAGTTGTATGTGCAGTCTTGGGGGAGGTATCCGTGTCAAAGGGTTTTGTAAGAAATTTTAGTATCTCAGCTGTTGAGATAAGCCAGCCTGTCGCTAGGCACATGAACTAGTACGTTTTATATTGaaacactgactgacacagcAAGGGGTTGGCACTTAATAGCTAGAGCTCTACATCTGTTTAATCTGATGGaaaggatttctttttttttttccttttgaagagcattttttatttgatctgCTGCAATGCTGGAAAGTGGTCACCAGGGTGCGCCACTAGCCCAGCAGATGGGTGGATTCCCTGTGGAGTTATGAAATTGTAACTGGGTGAAAAATCTCTGAACACCCAGCTTGGGCATCTGGAGGACTGCGTGTTCACTGAGCTGCACGCCTGTCTGCTGTTAGGAGACGGAGCTGCAGGTGACGCAGTGTGCTATTGTGTGATGAGGTTTGTGTTCGATGGAAGGGTTTAAAGGCCTTTTAAAAGATGGAAGGGTTGTCACTTGtcatctttgtttttgttttgttcgttttgttttgatttttgtttCTCTCCCTGTTTGTCCCCCCCCTATCCCTTGAAACCTTTGAAGACAAATTTAGtctcattaaaatatataaaagatatatttgtgaaaatatttttgttgccttttttcattatttcagcattgttttgtttttttatggagCAGAGCATATGTACTTGAGTGCTTGTGTATGGCTTTATGTTTTGCGTACAGTACTACACTTGTTCCGGACCTGTAATGTGAGAGCAAATCACAGACTTGTGCACAATGTGAGCGGAGAAAGAGGATGAAAGCGGATGCAGTAACGCCCCCTGCTTCTCAGGTCTCTTCTTTCCCCACCAGCCTTGTCCTGTCTTTTGCCACAGTAATGAAATGAACAGGAAAGCATCACCACTGACATTTGTGATTTTACTTAAACCTTCCCCGTCATTTCTTGTTTTGCTGGAGCAGGCCAGGGGACTTCCTCAGGACTGACGCTCGTGACAAAAGTATCCGCTCAGCACCTGTGCCTCTTGATGAAAAATTAATCCACGGAAGGCCTCCGACCTTTCCTGGAGTACCCCTTCGTTTTCTCACGCTTCACACCAAACTGGGAATGTGACGACTAACGACAGTCGGCTACAGACGAATGATGGCAACCGACAAGGACGcaaattaaatgtgtaaaaaacaTCTTGTACAAATGGCCGACTGAAATGGCTGGAATGACTGAATCGTTTGTGAGAGATTGAACTTGCTTTTGTTACATGCAGCTTTACCATTTCTGCGGCCTCTGTATTTTGAATGTGACAACCAGCAGtcacaaatgtgatttttttctctcactgaGTAGCCTATTTAGGCCTAGGTTGACCAGCTTCTGATTTTATTtgtgggtgggggagtgacaGAGATTTTGGAGCTATTATTTCTCTGACGGGTTGATTAACTTGTTACGGGATGTCAGTTCTTTAATTGATTGTCATAGATATTAGGCCTACCATTGCAATGAGCTATTATTAACCTAATAGAAATCTTCTAGTAAAATATCTGATTACTGAAATGCCTCTGGCTCTTAATCTCTTATGAGTGtgaaattttttttgtcattgtatcATTTCAAACCCAAAGTGCTAGAGTGCAGAACCAGAATAACTAAAACTGTCAccgtccaatgaattatggtgctcaatGTATGGCTGGAATGTTTCTTTTCCTCAAACTTGATGCAAATTATAATGTGCATGCAGTTTCCTGAAGATGGTGGTTGAGGGA encodes:
- the akt2 gene encoding LOW QUALITY PROTEIN: RAC-beta serine/threonine-protein kinase (The sequence of the model RefSeq protein was modified relative to this genomic sequence to represent the inferred CDS: inserted 2 bases in 2 codons); this translates as MNEVSVVREGWLHKRGEYIKTWRPRYFILKSDGSFIGYKEKPEMSDPSLPPLNNFSVAECQLMKTERPRPNTFVIRCLQWTTVIERTFHVDSNEEREEWMRAIQAVANGXKTREEEEPMDMFGXPSDCSGVEAMEVAMSKSRSKVTMSDFDYLKLLGKGTFGKVILVKEKATGMYYAMKILRKEVIIAKDEVAHTVTESRVLQNTRHPFLTTLKYAFQTHDRLCFVMEYANGGELFFHLSRERVFTEDRARFYGAEIVSALEYLHSRDVVYRDLKLENLLLDKDGHIKITDFGLCKEGITDGATMKTFCGTPEYLAPEVLEDNDYGRAVDWWGLGVVMYEMMCGRLPFYNQDHERLFELILMEEIRFPRNLSPEAKALLAGLLKKDPKQRLGGGPDDAKDVMSHKFFTSINWLDVLQKKLVPPFKPQVTSETDTRYFDDEFTAQTITVTPPDKYDNLDCEDPDQRTHFPQFSYSASIRE